One window of the Granulicella arctica genome contains the following:
- a CDS encoding Dyp-type peroxidase: protein MSRLNETDIQGFVLRGYNMPFARYYFLRFNAAVAACGLLKRLLPEVTTGQRWDNGKPDSTVNIAFTFHGLAALELPDATLLTFPVEFQQGMRKRGAVLGDTGLNAAERWDEMWQGEPVHAWLGINGSSIEALETRCAQIVALVEASGGAAVVGAQDAAAIAIDGAPTTREHFGFTDGFGNPDYLGVERKTQPGQGKLMPDGSWAPLATGELLLGYADEAGELPVAPVPHLLASNGTFMVYRKLHQNVATFRAYLDEHASLYAGGKEKLAAKFLGRWQDGTPLELSPDKPDAAIAQDPSRSTNFTYGGDADGTRCPIGAHIRRVHPRDAFGFSGRLINRRRITRRGLPYGQAVPEGEAATDQEDRGVIFMALNANISRQFEFVQQQWIEYGNDAHLGNDKDMLLGNHGGHGKFVVQGDTSATNPPFVCSKLPNFVELRGGDYFFLPSITALGMLAMGLVDPR, encoded by the coding sequence ATGAGTAGGTTGAACGAGACAGACATCCAGGGCTTTGTGCTGCGAGGCTACAACATGCCCTTCGCGCGCTACTACTTCCTGCGTTTCAACGCTGCTGTAGCGGCGTGTGGATTATTGAAACGACTGCTGCCCGAGGTAACTACCGGGCAGCGCTGGGATAACGGCAAGCCGGATAGCACGGTTAACATTGCGTTCACGTTTCATGGACTGGCGGCGCTGGAACTTCCGGATGCGACGCTGCTGACATTTCCAGTGGAGTTTCAACAGGGGATGCGGAAGCGTGGGGCCGTCCTGGGTGACACAGGCCTTAATGCAGCTGAACGATGGGATGAAATGTGGCAGGGAGAGCCAGTACACGCGTGGCTTGGCATCAACGGGAGTTCGATCGAAGCGCTGGAGACGCGGTGTGCGCAAATCGTGGCGCTGGTTGAGGCTTCGGGTGGTGCAGCGGTGGTTGGAGCACAGGATGCGGCGGCCATTGCGATCGATGGTGCGCCGACGACGCGGGAACACTTTGGATTTACCGATGGTTTTGGCAACCCAGATTATCTTGGGGTGGAGCGTAAGACGCAGCCGGGTCAAGGCAAGCTGATGCCGGATGGAAGCTGGGCACCTCTGGCTACGGGGGAGCTTTTGCTGGGGTACGCGGACGAGGCTGGCGAGTTGCCGGTGGCTCCGGTGCCGCACCTTCTCGCGAGCAACGGAACGTTCATGGTCTATCGCAAGCTGCATCAGAACGTGGCTACATTCCGCGCCTACCTTGATGAACATGCGTCTTTATATGCAGGGGGCAAAGAGAAGCTGGCTGCCAAGTTTCTTGGGCGTTGGCAGGATGGGACTCCCCTTGAGCTTTCGCCCGACAAGCCAGATGCTGCGATCGCGCAGGACCCGAGCCGAAGTACGAACTTTACGTATGGCGGAGATGCTGACGGCACACGGTGTCCGATCGGCGCGCACATACGACGGGTGCATCCGCGGGATGCGTTCGGATTTAGTGGGCGACTGATCAATCGGAGGCGGATCACGCGGCGAGGGCTTCCATACGGACAGGCTGTGCCGGAAGGCGAGGCGGCGACAGATCAGGAAGATCGTGGAGTGATCTTTATGGCGCTGAATGCCAACATCTCACGACAGTTTGAATTCGTGCAGCAGCAGTGGATTGAGTACGGTAATGACGCGCATCTTGGCAATGACAAGGACATGCTGCTGGGCAATCACGGAGGACATGGCAAGTTCGTAGTGCAGGGGGATACGAGTGCGACGAATCCCCCCTTTGTGTG